Genomic window (Chloroflexota bacterium):
GGAAACTTCGACAGCCTTCAGCACCCTCGTCACCAGGTTCGCCCAGAACGCCTGTTCGCCCTATACTGGCTGCGTGTCCCGAGGCGTCACCACCCTGGCGTCGGTGGGCGCCGCCGCCACGCTGTCCAATGAAAGCTGGAGTCCCTTGCCATGAAGTTTGGCCTGCACAACTCGTCGTGGCTCGACGCCGCCGATCCGTCCGAGGCCTTCGAGGCCGTGAAGGTGAAGGCGCAATGGGCGGAGAACCACGGCTTTGTCTGGTTCTCGGTCCTGGATCACATGATCCAGATCCCTCGTGTGGGCGAACCCGACGAGCCGGTCATGGAAGGCTGGATCGCCCTGGCAGCGCTGGCGACCGTCACCAGCCGCATCCGGCTCGCCACGCTGGCCACCTCGGTTGGCTATCGCAACCCGGCCCATCTCGCCAAGATCGCAGCAACCGTCGATGTGATCAGCCGGGGACGACTGACGCTCGGCATCGGCGCCGGCTTCTTCGAGGATGAATACAGGCAATATGGCTGGGAGTTCCCGCTGCGACCGGCGACCCGCATCCAGCAGGCGGAGGAGGCGGTCCAGTTGATCCTGAAGATGTGGACCGAGCCGCGCACAACGTTCCACGGCCGGTATTTCCACGTCGAGGATGCGATCCTCGAACCGAGGCCGGTACAGCAGCCGCATCCGCCGGTGATGATCGCCGGCGGCGGCGAGCAGATGACGTTGCGCGCGGTTGCCCGTCTGGCCGACGCGTGCAACATCGTCGGCGACCTTGCCGATGTCGATCTTGATGAAGTCCGGCACAAGCTGGCAGTGTTGCGCGGACATTGCGAAACGGCAAGTCGCGATTATGATACAATCGAAAAAACGCTTCTCCAGCGCTGGCTGCTTGCCCGCGACGACGCCGCCGTGGCGGCGAAGCGTGAGCGACTGTCTGCCGGCGGATCGTTGCGTGGCTTCGTGGGCACGGTGGCCGAGGCGGTCGACCTGATCGGGCAATACGAGGATGCCGGTATCGAGTTGATCATCAATGGCGAGCACCCGGACGACATCGAGACTCGCGAACTCTTCGTCTCAGATGTCATGCCGCACTTTGCCTGACAGGCGGATTGCCGAGGCCCAGAACCGTCTCCTCGTCCGCACGTCCTCAACCAGAACATCCTGCCCTGCCAGGATGTCCCAGAAACGGACGCGGGTGGTGAAAGACGCTCGGGAGGCGAGCCTCGGCAGAAGCCCGGTGACAGGCTACAGCCGTCTTGGTGCAGCCCGAGTATCACGTGCTGGAGATCGACGCGCCAATCGCGCGCTCATGGAGTGTCGGCCACGAGCGAGCGGGATTCGGGAGCGTGCGTCGTGCAGCGCGCTCGGCACCGAGGCTGGTCACGGTCAAGGCAGCAGATCCTCGAACGCGTGGAGTCGGCCGAACATGTCGGGCAGGCCGCGCAACCCGTTGCGCACCTCCGCGTGGCACCGCGCGAGACCGGGCCCGGTGGTCGCCTCGACACCGGCCAGGCAGCGCACGATGTTCCAGCGCGTGAACCCCAGCCAGCCGCCGATGATGAACACGAACCAGCTCGGACCCGATGGCGGCAGCGCTCCGCCCCCTGCGACATAGCCGTCGAGGACCGAGCGGAAGACCGCCGCGTCGATGTGGTCGAAGCCACGTCCCTTCGAGAGGCTCAGCGCGGTCGATCCCAGCTCACTGGCCAGATCGAGCGAACCTGACAGCTCCCAGTCGAGCACCACCGGCCGACCCTCTCGCGCGAGCAGGTTCCACGGGTGGATGTCCCGGTGTGTCAGCACGACGGGGCCTGGCCGTTCGCAGGTGTCGACGAAGTCCGCGACCGCCAGCAACGCATCGACGGCGCCGGCAAGCTCGTCGGCCCAGGGCTGGTCGGTCACCGCCGCCCTCCTTGCGAGCTCGCGCCAGTCTCGCGGCGCCGGGTCTTCGACGGACGTGTGCGTCCAGGTGACGTCGAGCGCGTGGATGCAGGCGAGGATCTCGCCGATCTCGTGCGTGAACGCCCGGGACACCGGCTCTTCGGGCACCGCGTCTCCGTCGACCCACCGATGCACAAGCACCTCGGTATCGGCGGAGATCGGCTCGGGCATCGGGACGCCGGCCGTGAACGCCGCGCGCTCGAAACGGAACACATCGTCGTGCCTGAACGTCGAGCCACGTTCGAGGCCGAGCTCCTTCACCGCGAACGACCCGTGCTCGGTGTCGAGCCGGTACACACTGCTGGACGCCTTGCCCTGCACGCGCGTCATTGGCCGCAGTGGAGCACCCAGATGGTCGAGCTTCATGGGATCACCGTGACACCGGTTCCGGCCGCAGACGACAACAGAGGCAATGGCCTCGCTGATCCGCGGCATGGAGTGCGTAGCTCGTTGCCTGCCCGATCGTCATCTTGCGCCCCTTGCTCCAGAGGTCACTATCCACCGGGCTGGGTAGACCTTCCTTCGCCGGCTTGAGGTCGTAGTCAGGCCGGGTGATGAGGTTCTGAGCGCAGAACGTAGCACGGCGCTCATGCAGACCCTCAGCAGCGCCGCCCGACCGCCATGATGTGCGAGCTGGCGCCCAGCATCGTCGGCTCTGCTTCGAGCGTCCGCAGGAGATCGAGCAGGCGTTGACGGTGGTCGGGATCGGCCCACTGCTGGTCAAGATCCTGGAGCAGCCAGCCGACGCCTTCGATTGCCAGCGTCGTTTCGTGGCACAGGCCAGCCTCCGCAAACTCGGTCGCAAACTCCTCTGGTCGGTGCAGGTACGCCGTGGTGAAGTTCAGCGGCGGCTCGGATCGCCCCCGATGCTGACCGTCGGCCAGGTCGCGGGCCATGATGTCGAGGTAGCCGGGCTCGTCCAGGCAATGTTGAAACAGCCCGTAGAGGGCCGTCGCGAAGCGCGCGATGCCGACGGCCAGCACCAGGCCGCCTTGCCGAAGCGCCCGCCGCGCCTCGCGGAGCGCGGCCGACCGGTCTGTGGGCTCAGTCAGGTGGTAGAGCGGGCCGAGCAGCAGCACCGCGTCCACGCTCTCGTCTGGCCAGTCGAGCTGGCGGGCGTCGCCCACGGCGGTGCTGGCGAGCGGATGGTCCGGCTGCTGGGACGAGGCCAGCCGTGCCTCCTCGACGTGGAGCGGTACGGCGTCGATCAGATGGACCGTGTAGCCGTGTTGTGCCAGCCAGCAGGCGTACACCCCAGGCCCGCCGCCGACGTCCAGGATCACGGCCGGGGCCGGCGGCAGATACCGCTCCAGGAGTTCCTGGGTGCGTGCCCGTTCGAGCCGGCCGCGGCCCCTCGACAGGCGAGCCGCTTCGATGCCGGTGGTGGAGTAGTACGCGACGATCTCGGCGGGGATCGGCGCGGGCCGATTCGTATCGCTGAACACCGCGGCTTCCCTCCCCGGACCAGCCTCTGACCAGATATGGTGCCTCAGAGAGATCGAATGCAGCACGCGGCCAGCCAGGACCGGCCCGGATGACGACCGCTGTGAACCGCTCGCTGATGCAGGCGCAAGATCAGATCGACCAGGACGGCCTCCGCGCCGCGCTCTTCTTCACCCGCACCTACGCTCGCCTCGTCCGGTCTGGCTCAGGTCATCCCCGCTGCCACCCCCGCCAACTCCAGGCTCCGCCCCGCCTTCGACCACGTTGACCGGGCAATCGCACGCCTCTGCACCAGCAACAGATTGATTGCCTGAAACTTGACTCACTCACAACAGGTTCCCGTGATCAAGCCGGGCTAGGCTGGTCTGAAACGCAAATGACACAACGGTTCCGGTTGGTGAGCATCCTCGCAGTGATGCTTGGTGTGGCCCTCGCGCTGGCCTAACCGTCTGGCTCCATGATGTAGGGACCTTCCGCATCGGCTGAGCGGATTTTAGATTCCTGGCGATGTCCGGAAGTACCAGACGCCGATGTCTCTTCAATGGAACGCCGTGTGCAGATGCGATCTCGACGATCATCTGCTGGCGCTGAACGTGTGAGTGACTGATGACACCGAATACCTGTTACCTCGTCTGCTGCACCGCTCGAAGCGGCAGCACCTTGCTCTGTGAAGGCCTCTGGAACACGGGCGTTGCTGGCCAGCCAGCTGAGTACTTCTGGCAGGATGATGAGCAGCGTTGGGCGACCACCTGGGGGCTGATCGACTACGACTACGCTGACTTTGTCCGCGCGGCAATGGAGCAGACCGCGACGCCGAACGGCGTCTTCGGCGCGAAGATGGCCTGGGGGTATGCCGGCGATTTCGTTCAGAAACTGCAGCCAGATTCGAGGGATCCACTGGCGGAGCTGCCGAGCCTCCTACCGAAGACCTTCCCCAACCTGCGCTACATCTGGCTCCGTCGACGGGACACCGTGCGTCAGGCGATCTCGCATTGGAAGGCGATGCAGACCGGAGCCTGGAACTGGATGACGGAAGACAAGCCGACGTTGGTCCAGGAGCCACACTACGACGGGGAGGCAATCGCCTATCTGGCGCGGCAGATCGACGACCACAACCTGGCCTGGAGATCCTACTTCACCGAGAACGGCATCGAGCCATTCGAAGTCGTCTATGAGGAACTCGTGAATCGTTATGAGGAAACACTTGGGGATATCCTCGACTTCCTGGAGATTGCACCGCCAGCAGACCTCGGTACCTCGAAGCGTCGCCTGAAGCGTCAGGCTGATGCCCAGTCGGACGAGTGGGTCAGACGGTACCAGGAAGACGATGGAGCGGGCGCAAGTCGCTGATCCGAATGTGGCAAGACCTATCGGGGAGTGCGCGCAGGATGACCACGCCAGGGCCCTTCTTCATCGGTGGAACGGGACGATCAGGAACCACCCGCCTCGCCACCGTGCTTGGTCAGCACCCGGTGGTCTATGCGCTGCCGGATGAGACACGGTTCCTGATCGACCCTGGGGGCTTGGAAGACCTGGCTCATGCCCTGACCGGCGCGTACACGCCATTCCACGGGGATGACGCCTTGCGCCGCTTCGACCGCCTCATGCGCGTGACGTTGTGCGGCTATTCCCAGACCGAGTTTCGCGGCTGGGATCTCCCGTCGATGGTCGGAGTACCGCGCGACTGGGCGGCACTCGATCGGCTCTGGCAGCAACTGGTCTGGTACGCCTTCGACGTAGGCATCCCCGCCGATGGGCGGATGCCCCCACGCGGTCCGTACGAGCCGACGACCTATCGTCGCATCGTGCCACGCTACTTCGACGGCCGACCGACGCTCGTCGCCATCCTGCGCGGCTTCGTGGAGGAGCTGTTTGCCGGTGCGGCTGGAGGACCTGGCCGAGGATTGGCCACGCCAGCGTCGCCTGCTCTTCGAGAAGTTGGGACTCGATGATGTCGAGACGTCGGCCGGTTTCGAGCGCCCCGCCGTCCACCATCGTGATAACCAACTCTCAGCCGATGAACGGGCGTTCGTTACCAATGAGCTTCACTGGGCGATCGAACGCCTCGGCTATGACCCATCGTCATCGTTGTCGTAGCAGGAGCGACGAAGAGCACGGGCACCGCGTACGCCTGAACCTACAGAGACTTGACGTGACTGAAGGGCATTCGTTCGTGGAATCGGAGTTACGCGAACCGAAGGGTTCTGGCGTGACCCTTGACCAGAGCCTGCTGGGGAGGCTGTCGGGCGCCCTGGAAGGTTGTCCCGTCGGGTGTCGAGAATGTGGCGCTGGCTCCGTCCCAGGTACACCAGCGGCCACGACGGGCCGCGCGACGAAGAAGGAGGCCTCCCATGACGATTCGGCGGATGGACAATGTCCTCATCGTGGTTGACAACCTCGAGGCTGCGAAGGCGTTCTTTGTCGAGCTTGGAATGGAGCTGGAGGGCGAGACGACCGTCGAAGGCCCCTCGGTAGATCGTCTCATCGGCCTTCAGAACGTTCGTGCGACCCTCGCGTTCATGCGCACTCCGGACGGCCACGGACGGATCGAGCTGGACAAGTTCCACACGCCGGCAGCGATCAGAACCGGACCCGAGAACGCTCCGGTGAACGCACTCGGGATCCGCCGCATCATGTTCGCCGTCGATGACGTCGACGACACGGTCGCGCGCCTGCTTGCCCACGGCGCCGCACTGGTCGGCGACGTGGTGCAGCACGAAGATACGTATCGGCTCGCCTACATCCGCGGCCCCGAGGGCATCATCGTCGGGTTGAGCGAGCAGCTCGGCTAAGGGCTCCTCGCGGCCGACCGGCGACCAGCCAGACCGCAGGATAGAGGATAGCTGCCGGCGGGTACATCAGGGGCCGCACTGCGCTGGAAGCCGGCGATCAGACCGGTTGCAGCGGCTGATGCGGCTCCGGCGGGAGCTCCACCGTGATGGCGTCACCCGGGCGGACCTCGCCGTCCGCCAGCACGACGCCCATGATGCCCGCCTTGCGGATCAGGTTGCCGGCCGCGTCACGGTCGAGGTTCGCCTTCATCAGGCCCGGCTGCAGGCCGTCCAGTTGCGCGCACGGGTTCCGCAGGCCCGTCACCTCGACCACTGCCGATGCGCCAAGGCGCAGCTTCGTACCGGTCGGCAGGCCCAGCAGATCGACGCCACGGGTCGTCACGTTCTCGCCCATCATCCCGGGCGTGACCGTGAAGCCGGCCGCCTCAAGCTCGTCGTGCAGCTCGGCGTGGATCAGGTGCACCTGGCGCAGGTTTGGCACGGTCGGGTCAATCGCCACCCGTGAGCGGTGCTTGACCGTCTCGCCCAGGTGCGCGTCGCCCTCCACGCCGAGCCCGGTGAGCAGCCGAACGCTCGTCTCGTTCGGCTTGACCATCGTGTGTGATCCGCTTCGGCTGACCGCCGTGACCACGCCTGACATACTCATCCCCTCCGTCTTGCGCTGATTCGCTCGATGATCCGAGGTCCACCGAGTCGACCGCCCCGTGCTCGCACCTACGGGGCGAACAGCCTCCCAAGCTCGTCCACGAACCGCTCTGGATCCGAGATGTCCAGCCCGTACGCCGTGTCGCTGGGGACGGGGGCGCGTGGGATTTTCGCCACGATCCACCCTTCGTCCAGCCCTCGGCAGATGAGCGGGTTGACCCGCTTCACGAACGCCGAGTACGAGACCTTCTTCGGATTGACGATCTCGTACCACTCCTGGCCGCGCCCGTCAGCCGTCCAGAGCAGCTCGACCAGCTGCATGTGCCGCCGGTGCATGTCCGAGGCGTGCATGTCGGGCGGCGCGAACCAGCGGTCCACGAACGCCTCGAACGGTCCCATCCGGCGAAGCTCGCCGCCACAGTCGGGACAGGGCACACGGTGGTCGGGAGCCATCCAGAGACGGTGGCCGCACTCGATGCAGATCAGGCGCTCGGCTGGTGTTGTCGTCATACGCTCGGGAAGCACTCGGATTCCAGATGCGGGGTGCGCGGCTCGGTCAGCCGGCTGAGGAGAAGTGTACCGGTGTGGGCTGGCTGACCGTCATGCAGGCGTCGTGGCCACTGACTGAGGGGTGCGAATTGCGCGCGGGCGTCGGTCTGCCGCAAGCGTTGACGCGCCCCCGGAAAGCTGGTAGACCAGAACTATCGCTGCTGCGCCAATGGCGTGCGCGGGCAGCCTCGGAGGTGAGTGGAGAGGGATATCGCTGACCAGCATCAGATGGAGTGGTCGAGCTGCTGCGCTGTCGCGCCTGGCTCACGCTGTGGTGAGCCGCGTTCTCGATGAAGGAGCGATCTCTTGGCGACGAAGCACGGAGTGTCACGACGCGAGCTCTTGCAGCTAGGATTCGGGATGGCCGGCGTCGGCCTGCTGGCGGCCTGTGCGCCGCAATCACCTGCCGCACCCACCGCGGCCCCGGCGAAGCCGGCCGAGGCGCCCAAGCCGGCTGCGCCGGCCCCAGCCCCGGCCGCGCCGACGATGGCCGCTGCCGCCGCACCGACTCAGGCTCCGGCCGCCGCGAAGCCGGCCGCCGATGCGAAGCCGACCGCTGCGCCAGCGCCGGCTGCGCCCGCCGCCGCGAAGCCGGCCGAGCCGAAGCTGGGCGCGCAGCTTGTCGGCAAGCTCGAAGGGCCGACCATCCTCACCGACCCGGCCCAGGCTCCGAAGAGCTTCAAGGAGGCCCCGATGCTCGCGGAGCTGGTCAAGGCGGGCGCGCTGCCGCCCATCCAGGAGCGCATCGGGCAGGATCCGCTGGTCGTCAAGCCGCTGCGGGAGATCGGCACGTACGGCGGCACGCTCCGTCGGGCGTTCACCGGCCCCGGCGACAAGTACAACGGTCGCCGCTTTGCCGGTATCGACAACGTCGTGTACTGGGACTACGCCTGCCAGAAGATCGTGCCGAACATCGCGCGGGGCT
Coding sequences:
- a CDS encoding TIGR03560 family F420-dependent LLM class oxidoreductase, which produces MKFGLHNSSWLDAADPSEAFEAVKVKAQWAENHGFVWFSVLDHMIQIPRVGEPDEPVMEGWIALAALATVTSRIRLATLATSVGYRNPAHLAKIAATVDVISRGRLTLGIGAGFFEDEYRQYGWEFPLRPATRIQQAEEAVQLILKMWTEPRTTFHGRYFHVEDAILEPRPVQQPHPPVMIAGGGEQMTLRAVARLADACNIVGDLADVDLDEVRHKLAVLRGHCETASRDYDTIEKTLLQRWLLARDDAAVAAKRERLSAGGSLRGFVGTVAEAVDLIGQYEDAGIELIINGEHPDDIETRELFVSDVMPHFA
- a CDS encoding phosphotransferase, which gives rise to MKLDHLGAPLRPMTRVQGKASSSVYRLDTEHGSFAVKELGLERGSTFRHDDVFRFERAAFTAGVPMPEPISADTEVLVHRWVDGDAVPEEPVSRAFTHEIGEILACIHALDVTWTHTSVEDPAPRDWRELARRAAVTDQPWADELAGAVDALLAVADFVDTCERPGPVVLTHRDIHPWNLLAREGRPVVLDWELSGSLDLASELGSTALSLSKGRGFDHIDAAVFRSVLDGYVAGGGALPPSGPSWFVFIIGGWLGFTRWNIVRCLAGVEATTGPGLARCHAEVRNGLRGLPDMFGRLHAFEDLLP
- a CDS encoding class I SAM-dependent methyltransferase: MFSDTNRPAPIPAEIVAYYSTTGIEAARLSRGRGRLERARTQELLERYLPPAPAVILDVGGGPGVYACWLAQHGYTVHLIDAVPLHVEEARLASSQQPDHPLASTAVGDARQLDWPDESVDAVLLLGPLYHLTEPTDRSAALREARRALRQGGLVLAVGIARFATALYGLFQHCLDEPGYLDIMARDLADGQHRGRSEPPLNFTTAYLHRPEEFATEFAEAGLCHETTLAIEGVGWLLQDLDQQWADPDHRQRLLDLLRTLEAEPTMLGASSHIMAVGRRC
- a CDS encoding sulfotransferase; its protein translation is MTPNTCYLVCCTARSGSTLLCEGLWNTGVAGQPAEYFWQDDEQRWATTWGLIDYDYADFVRAAMEQTATPNGVFGAKMAWGYAGDFVQKLQPDSRDPLAELPSLLPKTFPNLRYIWLRRRDTVRQAISHWKAMQTGAWNWMTEDKPTLVQEPHYDGEAIAYLARQIDDHNLAWRSYFTENGIEPFEVVYEELVNRYEETLGDILDFLEIAPPADLGTSKRRLKRQADAQSDEWVRRYQEDDGAGASR
- a CDS encoding sulfotransferase: MTTPGPFFIGGTGRSGTTRLATVLGQHPVVYALPDETRFLIDPGGLEDLAHALTGAYTPFHGDDALRRFDRLMRVTLCGYSQTEFRGWDLPSMVGVPRDWAALDRLWQQLVWYAFDVGIPADGRMPPRGPYEPTTYRRIVPRYFDGRPTLVAILRGFVEELFAGAAGGPGRGLATPASPALREVGTR
- a CDS encoding VOC family protein, giving the protein MTIRRMDNVLIVVDNLEAAKAFFVELGMELEGETTVEGPSVDRLIGLQNVRATLAFMRTPDGHGRIELDKFHTPAAIRTGPENAPVNALGIRRIMFAVDDVDDTVARLLAHGAALVGDVVQHEDTYRLAYIRGPEGIIVGLSEQLG
- a CDS encoding MOSC domain-containing protein; the encoded protein is MSGVVTAVSRSGSHTMVKPNETSVRLLTGLGVEGDAHLGETVKHRSRVAIDPTVPNLRQVHLIHAELHDELEAAGFTVTPGMMGENVTTRGVDLLGLPTGTKLRLGASAVVEVTGLRNPCAQLDGLQPGLMKANLDRDAAGNLIRKAGIMGVVLADGEVRPGDAITVELPPEPHQPLQPV